One Salinisphaera sp. T31B1 DNA window includes the following coding sequences:
- a CDS encoding tyrosine-type recombinase/integrase — MREIADSSHELVPALTTPHEHAPPERLIRAETDEQAVAAWLQARAANSESTFDRYQREARRFLEYIQKRGRSLNMVTIEDVRAYEQDLLAGKVTGKPRSRAAVDGVFSVLASLTGLLSAAGYLRANVLVLRSKRKKKEGGVRVERFLSNEELRVLFDEAATLSGAPRDERIRFTLVWFLSTGSRISETLKAPMNSVYLAQEAGHSEWVWRVVRKGDVEMDVPLRHDAIDGLVRYRRSLGLPHYPAPDQEEGFLVWPLRGKSEAPLYRGTISQELKVFFERAAQRLDSVGQRRHMEQATTHWLRHTAATQLLDAGTSIRFVSWLLGHASQSITSRIYDHADRATWRRELLRGRDYKVSIKPGHEREPT; from the coding sequence ATGCGTGAAATCGCTGACAGCAGCCACGAGCTGGTACCCGCGCTGACAACGCCGCACGAGCACGCGCCGCCGGAGCGGCTTATCCGTGCCGAAACCGACGAACAGGCAGTCGCTGCCTGGCTGCAAGCGCGCGCCGCGAACAGCGAGTCCACCTTCGATCGCTACCAACGCGAAGCTCGGCGATTCCTCGAATACATCCAGAAGCGCGGCCGCTCGCTCAACATGGTCACGATCGAGGACGTGCGGGCCTACGAGCAGGATCTGTTGGCCGGTAAGGTCACAGGCAAGCCGCGTAGCCGCGCGGCCGTCGATGGCGTGTTCTCCGTACTGGCTTCCCTGACGGGCCTGCTTTCCGCTGCCGGCTATCTGCGAGCGAACGTTCTCGTGCTGCGCAGCAAGCGTAAGAAGAAGGAGGGCGGGGTGCGCGTCGAGCGGTTCTTGTCGAACGAGGAGCTACGTGTGCTGTTCGACGAGGCCGCGACATTGAGCGGCGCCCCGCGCGACGAACGCATTCGCTTCACGCTCGTGTGGTTTCTATCGACCGGATCGCGAATCAGCGAGACACTCAAGGCGCCGATGAACAGCGTCTATCTCGCCCAGGAGGCCGGACACTCCGAATGGGTCTGGCGTGTTGTGCGCAAGGGCGACGTGGAAATGGACGTGCCATTGCGACACGACGCCATTGACGGCCTTGTTCGGTATCGACGCTCACTGGGTCTGCCGCACTATCCGGCGCCCGATCAGGAGGAAGGGTTCCTGGTGTGGCCGCTACGCGGCAAGTCCGAAGCGCCGCTGTATCGCGGCACGATCAGTCAGGAGCTCAAGGTGTTCTTCGAGCGTGCAGCGCAGCGCCTGGATAGCGTGGGGCAACGCCGGCACATGGAACAGGCGACAACGCACTGGCTACGGCACACCGCGGCCACACAGCTGCTGGACGCGGGCACGTCTATCCGGTTCGTGTCCTGGTTGCTCGGGCACGCCAGCCAGTCGATCACCTCAAGGATCTACGATCATGCGGACCGAGCCACATGGCGGCGAGAGCTGTTACGCGGGCGAGATTACAAGGTGAGCATAAAACCTGGCCATGAAAGAGAGCCCACGTAA